In Synechococcus sp. UW69, a single genomic region encodes these proteins:
- a CDS encoding carboxysome peptide A: MLIVKVIKPLVSTNRIPDFEHKHLQVVLDGSTKKVAVDAVGAKPGDWVICVSSSAAREAAGSKSYPSDLTIVGIIDHWEPDPPKTAAPSPSPSPSSKPAGGKAS, translated from the coding sequence ATGCTCATCGTCAAGGTCATCAAGCCGCTCGTCTCCACCAACCGGATCCCCGATTTCGAGCACAAACATCTCCAAGTGGTTCTCGATGGCAGCACCAAGAAGGTGGCCGTCGATGCTGTCGGTGCCAAACCTGGCGACTGGGTGATCTGCGTCAGCAGCTCAGCGGCCCGCGAAGCTGCCGGAAGTAAGTCGTACCCAAGTGACCTCACCATTGTGGGGATCATTGATCACTGGGAGCCTGATCCGCCGAAGACTGCGGCGCCCTCTCCTTCGCCCAGCCCTAGCAGCAAGCCTGCAGGAGGCAAAGCCAGCTGA
- a CDS encoding carboxysome shell carbonic anhydrase produces the protein MVRSKPFRGGRPQAPSAPTRLQLQQLANITDPAEMAPDMESSTRQAALQRRRALTTSGKAAQLDRGSVAAGRIRSSNDAQRPAPSQPGWVRREKAATRAVPFNLSRSSLPITHRRHPLTDAAANGRLQAYEEEIKGRFDRIVPLLQQVSALQHETDFIPQAQRLCRSELGFDLPDHILQRAWVRPLDMRALFAWCVFESHRLFSDRFFQDDPLSGATGSDASREFEQFLLDCGIHLLDLTPCADGRLAHTVAYALRIPFSAVRRRSHAGAMFDVENTVNRWVKTEHRRYREGAPNPSTEPTRYLKVVTYHFSSLDPSHQGCAAHGSNDELAASAGHQRLLDFRESVENSFCCGASVDLLLIGLDTDTDAIRVHPPSRDSEMVLDRWLCARELHAATASMTADQAMAQIAEAVESSAPAPMDAGMVAFLTRLIANNISQIDYVQDLHGGPYPDAGHAERFIGVGIGFKEVHLRNLTYFAHLDTVEEGAPDLDVGVKIFKGLNVARDLPIPIVVRFDYSGRVPGARERAIADCQRVNQAIADRYAALVNEGLLHTCLTIRDRNQTAPAEVVGSTLDPQLPEAH, from the coding sequence ATGGTTCGCTCCAAGCCTTTCCGTGGCGGGCGACCTCAGGCCCCCTCGGCTCCAACCCGTCTCCAGCTTCAGCAGCTGGCCAACATCACTGATCCTGCAGAGATGGCTCCGGATATGGAGTCGTCGACCCGCCAGGCTGCTTTGCAAAGGCGTCGTGCCTTAACAACCTCTGGCAAAGCAGCGCAATTGGATCGTGGTTCGGTCGCTGCAGGCCGGATTCGCTCCAGCAACGACGCTCAGCGTCCTGCTCCCTCCCAGCCCGGTTGGGTGCGGCGCGAGAAAGCAGCCACCCGGGCTGTTCCTTTCAATCTGAGTCGTAGCTCACTGCCGATCACCCATCGGCGTCATCCGCTCACGGATGCAGCGGCCAATGGCCGTCTGCAGGCCTATGAGGAAGAGATCAAGGGACGTTTCGATCGGATCGTTCCCCTGCTTCAGCAGGTTTCAGCGTTGCAGCATGAAACCGATTTCATTCCCCAGGCCCAACGGCTTTGCAGGTCAGAACTCGGTTTCGACTTGCCGGATCACATCCTTCAGAGGGCTTGGGTGCGTCCTCTCGACATGCGCGCCCTGTTCGCGTGGTGTGTTTTTGAAAGCCATCGCTTGTTCAGCGACCGCTTTTTCCAAGACGACCCCCTGAGTGGAGCCACTGGCAGTGATGCCTCCAGAGAGTTTGAACAGTTCCTGCTCGACTGCGGCATTCATCTTCTTGATCTGACCCCCTGTGCTGACGGGCGCCTTGCGCACACCGTGGCCTACGCCCTGCGCATTCCCTTCAGCGCTGTGCGTCGACGCTCCCATGCCGGCGCCATGTTTGACGTGGAAAACACGGTGAATCGTTGGGTCAAAACAGAGCATCGCCGTTATCGCGAAGGCGCTCCGAATCCCTCCACCGAACCAACCCGCTATCTGAAGGTGGTGACTTACCACTTCAGTTCCCTCGACCCCTCCCACCAGGGCTGCGCTGCCCATGGCAGCAACGATGAATTGGCGGCTTCGGCTGGTCATCAGCGACTGCTGGATTTCCGTGAGTCGGTGGAAAACAGCTTCTGCTGCGGTGCTTCCGTTGATCTTCTCTTGATCGGCCTCGACACCGACACCGATGCGATCCGTGTTCATCCCCCGAGCCGTGACAGCGAAATGGTGCTCGACCGTTGGCTTTGCGCCAGGGAACTGCATGCAGCCACGGCATCCATGACTGCCGATCAGGCCATGGCTCAAATTGCTGAAGCCGTCGAAAGCTCCGCACCTGCCCCCATGGATGCGGGGATGGTGGCCTTCCTGACCCGATTGATCGCCAACAACATCTCCCAGATCGATTACGTGCAGGATCTGCACGGTGGTCCCTATCCGGATGCTGGCCACGCGGAGCGTTTCATCGGCGTTGGTATCGGTTTCAAGGAGGTGCATCTGCGCAACCTCACCTATTTCGCCCACCTCGACACGGTTGAGGAGGGAGCTCCTGATCTCGATGTGGGGGTCAAAATTTTCAAGGGCCTGAATGTGGCGCGGGATCTTCCGATTCCGATCGTGGTGCGTTTCGACTACTCAGGCCGTGTCCCAGGAGCCCGAGAACGGGCCATCGCTGATTGCCAACGGGTGAATCAGGCCATCGCCGATCGCTATGCAGCTCTCGTCAACGAGGGTTTGCTCCACACTTGTCTCACCATTCGCGACCGTAACCAGACGGCTCCGGCCGAGGTCGTCGGTTCCACGCTCGACCCGCAACTTCCGGAGGCTCACTGA